A stretch of the Clostridium fungisolvens genome encodes the following:
- a CDS encoding Rossmann-like and DUF2520 domain-containing protein translates to MTPIKIGFIGAGKVGFSLGKYFVQNNIQVTGYFSKTLTSSKEAAIFTETRFYSNLEDLVFESDIIFITTPDDEISNIWARIKILNIREKIICHASGSLSSNIFSDIKKSDAYAYSIHPLFPISSKYESYKKLKDAFFTIEGDKKYLESFVSMFEKLKNPIIILNKEDKTLYHLAAVTSSNLVNALISFSCSYLKEYGFSEKDAINALYPLILSNIENVKKNGLINSLTGPVERCDLNTIKKHLDVIPKEHKVNYASLSSELLYLSKLKNMNIDYEKLEKLLINQEE, encoded by the coding sequence GTGACGCCTATCAAAATTGGCTTTATAGGAGCAGGCAAAGTTGGTTTTTCTCTTGGAAAATACTTTGTCCAAAATAATATTCAAGTAACTGGATACTTTAGTAAGACTCTGACTTCTTCAAAAGAAGCAGCAATCTTTACTGAAACCAGATTCTATTCTAACTTAGAAGATTTAGTTTTTGAAAGTGATATTATATTTATCACTACACCTGATGATGAAATATCTAACATATGGGCGCGCATAAAAATTTTAAATATAAGAGAAAAAATAATTTGTCACGCTAGTGGCTCTCTTTCTTCCAATATCTTTTCTGATATCAAAAAGTCTGATGCATATGCTTATTCAATTCACCCTTTATTTCCAATATCCAGTAAATATGAAAGTTATAAAAAACTTAAAGATGCATTTTTTACTATTGAAGGTGATAAAAAATATCTTGAGAGTTTTGTTTCCATGTTCGAAAAACTAAAAAACCCAATAATAATACTTAACAAAGAAGATAAAACTCTTTATCACTTAGCTGCTGTTACATCAAGCAATTTAGTCAATGCTCTTATAAGCTTTTCCTGCTCTTATCTCAAAGAGTATGGCTTCAGTGAAAAAGATGCAATAAACGCACTTTATCCACTAATATTGTCCAATATTGAGAATGTTAAAAAAAATGGGCTTATTAACTCACTAACTGGACCAGTGGAAAGATGTGATTTAAATACTATAAAAAAGCATCTTGATGTTATACCTAAAGAACATAAAGTTAATTATGCTAGTTTGTCTTCGGAACTTTTATATCTTTCTAAACTTAAAAATATGAATATTGATTATGAGAAATTGGAAAAGTTATTGATAAATCAGGAGGAGTAA
- the panB gene encoding 3-methyl-2-oxobutanoate hydroxymethyltransferase has product MKNTVTTFKDSKNNGNKLTMLTSYDYSTAKLIDSAGVNGILVGDSLGMVCLGYEDTLSVTMDDMLHHCKAVTRGNKNSLVVCDMPFMSYQTSVYDAVCNAGRLIKEGKAHAIKLEGGSEFSEHVKAIVKASIPVMGHIGLTPQSINSFGGFKVQGKSEAAAKKLIEDALALEEAGAFAIVLECVPAKLAEIITKKISIPTIGIGAGKECDGQILVYQDLLALFSDFKPKFVKQYANIGDQMKLAFSQYIDEVNDGVFPSAEHEFTISDDVLEKLY; this is encoded by the coding sequence TTGAAAAATACAGTAACTACCTTTAAAGACTCGAAAAATAATGGCAATAAGCTAACTATGCTAACTTCCTATGACTACTCTACTGCAAAATTAATTGACTCAGCGGGAGTTAATGGTATTTTAGTTGGTGATTCTCTTGGTATGGTATGCCTAGGTTATGAAGATACCTTAAGTGTTACTATGGACGATATGCTTCACCATTGTAAAGCTGTTACAAGAGGAAATAAAAATTCACTTGTTGTTTGCGATATGCCTTTTATGTCTTATCAAACTTCTGTATACGATGCAGTTTGTAACGCCGGTAGATTAATAAAAGAAGGAAAAGCTCATGCTATTAAACTTGAAGGTGGATCAGAATTCTCAGAACATGTTAAAGCAATAGTAAAAGCTTCAATTCCTGTCATGGGTCATATTGGTCTAACCCCTCAATCGATAAACTCATTTGGCGGGTTTAAGGTTCAAGGAAAAAGCGAAGCCGCTGCAAAAAAATTGATTGAAGATGCTTTGGCGCTTGAAGAAGCTGGAGCTTTTGCAATTGTACTTGAGTGTGTACCTGCTAAACTTGCTGAAATTATAACAAAAAAGATATCAATTCCTACAATTGGGATAGGTGCAGGAAAAGAATGTGATGGGCAAATACTTGTTTATCAGGATTTACTTGCTCTTTTCTCTGATTTTAAACCTAAGTTTGTAAAGCAATATGCAAACATTGGTGATCAAATGAAGCTAGCTTTTTCTCAATATATTGACGAAGTAAATGATGGAGTCTTCCCTTCAGCAGAGCATGAATTTACTATTTCCGACGATGTATTAGAAAAACTTTATTAA
- the panC gene encoding pantoate--beta-alanine ligase, translating into MQIVNNISDVRKIIKQWQREGLSVGFVPTMGYLHEGHASLIEAANKENAKVVVSIFVNPIQFGPKEDLDKYPRDLERDSKIVETSGGDLIFNPSPSEMYTEDFSSFVEVNSLTDGLCGAKRPGHFKGVCTVVTKLFNIVTPDKAYFGEKDAQQLAVIKKMVRDLNIPVEIIGCPIIRENDGLAKSSRNVYLNSEERAAALVLSKSLEKAKEALKSGERSSEKIRDIIMGTLSSEPLAQIDYVEIVDSISLTSIDYIENSILIAIAVFIGKTRLIDNFTFKL; encoded by the coding sequence ATGCAAATTGTCAATAACATAAGTGATGTTAGAAAAATTATTAAACAGTGGCAAAGAGAAGGTCTTTCTGTAGGTTTTGTGCCTACTATGGGATATCTCCATGAAGGCCATGCTTCATTAATTGAAGCTGCAAATAAAGAAAATGCTAAAGTTGTAGTAAGTATATTCGTTAATCCTATCCAATTTGGTCCAAAAGAAGATTTAGATAAATATCCAAGAGACCTTGAAAGAGATAGCAAAATAGTTGAAACATCTGGTGGTGATTTAATATTTAATCCAAGTCCTTCTGAAATGTACACCGAAGATTTTTCCTCTTTTGTTGAAGTTAATTCACTCACTGATGGACTTTGCGGCGCTAAGAGACCTGGCCACTTTAAGGGAGTTTGTACTGTAGTTACCAAGTTATTTAATATAGTTACCCCTGATAAAGCGTATTTCGGAGAAAAAGATGCTCAGCAGCTTGCGGTGATTAAAAAAATGGTAAGAGACTTAAATATTCCTGTAGAAATAATTGGCTGCCCTATTATTAGAGAAAATGACGGCCTTGCTAAAAGTTCTAGAAATGTATATCTAAACTCAGAAGAAAGAGCTGCTGCACTTGTACTAAGTAAAAGCTTAGAAAAAGCTAAAGAGGCTTTAAAATCTGGAGAAAGATCTAGCGAAAAAATTAGAGATATCATAATGGGCACATTATCTTCAGAACCTTTGGCTCAAATTGATTATGTTGAAATTGTAGACAGTATCTCACTAACTTCTATTGATTACATAGAAAACAGTATTCTTATTGCTATTGCAGTCTTTATCGGTAAGACTAGACTAATAGATAATTTTACTTTTAAACTTTAA
- the panD gene encoding aspartate 1-decarboxylase encodes MILNMLKSKIHRATVTQAELNYVGSITIDKVLMEAAGIHEYEKVAIADIDNGQRLETYVIAGEPNSGVICLNGAAARCVQKGDKVIIMCYCQLDENEIKEHKPTVVFVNDDNSILNVGNYEKHGEISDKYLNE; translated from the coding sequence ATGATATTGAATATGCTTAAATCTAAAATTCACAGAGCAACTGTAACTCAAGCTGAGCTAAACTATGTTGGAAGTATAACTATAGATAAAGTTCTTATGGAAGCTGCGGGAATTCACGAATATGAAAAGGTCGCTATTGCTGATATAGATAATGGACAAAGGCTTGAAACTTACGTAATAGCTGGCGAGCCTAACAGTGGTGTTATTTGTCTTAACGGTGCTGCTGCACGTTGCGTACAAAAAGGCGACAAGGTGATAATAATGTGTTATTGTCAATTAGATGAAAACGAAATAAAAGAACATAAACCTACTGTTGTCTTTGTAAATGATGATAACTCTATTTTAAATGTTGGCAACTATGAAAAACATGGCGAAATATCAGACAAGTATTTGAATGAATAA
- a CDS encoding sigma-70 family RNA polymerase sigma factor: protein MDFNNIEKLVLLCKSGDESSKEAIAAEFTPYIINLSKKCYVSFYDFEDIKNECYFTLFKCIKLYDTRKHRFVAYATNALRNSVNLLIRNSLNKRPLDGTQTISFDSSIDELSVIDDMNLEDFICNKLIVTSLHSQIKKLSLEEQELIDYVYFKGCTFRKYADLKNISYYRVIGMKDRILDKLKASTSKKTSVSRNLLN from the coding sequence ATGGATTTTAATAATATAGAAAAATTAGTATTACTTTGCAAATCGGGAGATGAAAGTTCAAAAGAAGCAATAGCTGCTGAATTTACCCCTTATATAATCAATTTATCTAAGAAGTGTTATGTTAGTTTCTATGACTTTGAAGATATAAAGAACGAATGTTATTTCACTCTTTTTAAATGCATAAAGTTATATGATACGAGAAAGCATAGATTTGTAGCTTATGCCACAAATGCTCTAAGAAATTCAGTAAATTTACTTATAAGAAATTCTCTTAATAAGAGACCTCTAGATGGTACTCAAACTATTAGTTTTGACTCTAGTATCGACGAACTGTCTGTAATAGATGATATGAATTTAGAGGATTTTATTTGTAATAAATTAATTGTAACTTCTCTTCATAGTCAAATAAAAAAACTAAGTTTAGAAGAACAAGAATTAATTGATTATGTATACTTTAAAGGCTGCACCTTTAGAAAATATGCTGACCTTAAAAATATATCCTACTATAGGGTTATAGGCATGAAAGATAGGATACTTGATAAACTTAAAGCTTCTACTAGTAAAAAAACTTCTGTTAGCCGCAACCTGTTAAATTAA
- a CDS encoding GNAT family N-acetyltransferase, whose protein sequence is MEIIYKNNCCNIDWNDIPKILSTVGMSYSDPEVHKKAFNNSYIAVFAFDNENLIGFGRAISDGVYQSAIYDLAILPEYQGKGIGKVLLKKITDTIPNCNYILYAAPGKEGFYEKSNFKKMKTAMALFNNAEDKRKKGFIE, encoded by the coding sequence GTGGAAATAATATATAAAAACAATTGTTGTAATATAGATTGGAATGATATACCGAAGATATTAAGTACTGTTGGAATGTCATATTCAGATCCAGAAGTTCATAAAAAAGCTTTTAATAATAGTTATATAGCTGTTTTTGCTTTTGATAATGAAAACTTAATTGGGTTTGGACGAGCGATTTCAGATGGAGTATATCAATCGGCAATATATGATTTAGCAATTTTACCGGAATATCAGGGAAAAGGAATAGGGAAAGTTCTTTTGAAAAAAATAACAGATACGATTCCAAATTGTAATTATATTTTATACGCAGCCCCAGGAAAAGAAGGTTTTTACGAGAAATCTAATTTTAAGAAAATGAAGACGGCAATGGCATTGTTCAATAATGCAGAAGATAAGCGAAAAAAAGGATTTATTGAGTAG
- a CDS encoding NUDIX hydrolase: protein MIFEYNIGIQDFDIASTKIINRQAIRAVILCENRILLVQTNKGDYKFPGGGAKKDETHEDTLKREVREETGYIVRMVKEKVGQIVQRNLDKYEEDSIFEMVSHYYLCEIEEGKVNQQLDDYEKDLGFSSILTELDKAISINEEILEKGNDINPWVYRETKALKALQGYYAHR, encoded by the coding sequence ATGATTTTTGAATATAATATTGGAATCCAAGACTTTGATATAGCATCAACAAAAATAATTAATAGACAAGCGATTAGAGCGGTTATTCTATGTGAAAATAGGATTCTATTAGTGCAGACTAACAAAGGTGATTATAAGTTTCCAGGTGGAGGAGCCAAGAAAGATGAAACTCATGAAGATACTTTGAAAAGGGAAGTTAGGGAAGAAACAGGATATATAGTGAGAATGGTAAAAGAAAAAGTTGGACAAATTGTACAGAGAAATTTAGATAAGTACGAAGAAGATTCTATTTTTGAGATGGTTTCCCATTATTATCTTTGTGAAATTGAAGAGGGTAAGGTAAATCAACAATTAGATGACTATGAGAAAGATTTAGGATTTTCATCAATACTAACTGAATTAGATAAGGCCATTTCTATAAATGAAGAAATACTTGAGAAAGGTAATGATATAAATCCTTGGGTATATCGAGAAACTAAAGCCTTAAAGGCATTACAAGGATATTATGCACATAGATAA
- a CDS encoding GNAT family N-acetyltransferase, which translates to MIEIKRGILTSEVFIDLVEAVGWGHPSVEQVDLALKNSLYNVCVMEEGKIIAMGRLFGDSSMSYFIKDLVVSPSYQGRGIGKLIVEDIISFIKDKTPKGWKVCIELMSAVEKEGFYEKSGFEKRPNSNCGSGMSLFIYNE; encoded by the coding sequence ATGATTGAAATTAAAAGAGGGATACTCACATCTGAAGTATTTATTGATTTGGTAGAAGCAGTTGGGTGGGGGCATCCATCCGTAGAGCAAGTTGATCTAGCACTTAAAAATTCCCTGTACAATGTTTGTGTAATGGAAGAAGGTAAGATAATTGCAATGGGGAGGCTTTTTGGAGATAGTAGTATGTCGTATTTTATAAAAGATTTAGTAGTTTCTCCTAGTTATCAAGGTAGGGGCATAGGTAAATTAATAGTTGAAGATATAATAAGTTTTATAAAAGATAAAACTCCAAAGGGATGGAAAGTATGTATTGAGCTTATGAGTGCAGTTGAAAAAGAAGGTTTCTATGAAAAGTCAGGATTTGAGAAAAGACCCAACAGTAACTGTGGTTCGGGAATGTCTTTGTTTATATATAATGAGTAG
- a CDS encoding acyltransferase family protein, with protein MRKHYIDWLRNICILFLFPFHTARIFDGNEPNYVQGTPHLFTTNLVFLSFWFMPLMFLLAGMSSRFSLASRTNKQYIKERFLRLFVPLFVGILIVMPPQGYIAIKFHYDYQYSFFDYLKKFFSDFSDLSGYFGSFTPGPLWFIIFLFVISILTLPLMRSISKSNKIKSQLIKLFSHPLKITILGLAITVISILPSIGGKNIFVYGLIFMAGFILTLDDKICEMIEKYRLYYLIVTIIGSITMLIEIYTVGWLDGFSTLGIIFSLIYYFTIWISLLAWIGYGKRYLNFKAGFLSYFSKAAFPIYIIHQTYLVIIGYFILRSVNIFLLQYISIITLTFMICLITYEVIRRFRLTKFLFGIK; from the coding sequence ATGAGAAAACATTATATAGATTGGTTAAGAAATATTTGTATACTTTTTTTATTTCCTTTTCATACGGCAAGAATTTTTGATGGAAACGAGCCTAATTATGTACAAGGTACTCCCCATTTGTTTACCACAAATTTGGTTTTTCTTTCATTCTGGTTTATGCCATTAATGTTTTTACTTGCTGGTATGTCTAGTAGGTTTTCTTTGGCTAGTAGAACAAATAAACAGTATATTAAGGAAAGATTTTTGAGACTGTTTGTTCCGCTATTTGTTGGAATACTAATTGTTATGCCGCCTCAAGGTTATATTGCCATAAAATTTCATTATGATTATCAGTATAGTTTTTTTGACTACTTAAAAAAGTTTTTTAGTGATTTTTCTGATTTAAGTGGATACTTTGGAAGTTTTACTCCAGGTCCATTGTGGTTCATAATTTTCTTATTTGTAATATCTATATTAACATTGCCATTAATGAGAAGCATATCCAAATCTAATAAAATTAAAAGTCAGCTGATTAAGTTATTTAGTCATCCATTAAAAATAACAATTCTAGGACTGGCTATAACAGTTATATCCATTCTTCCGAGTATTGGAGGAAAGAATATATTTGTATATGGATTGATTTTTATGGCAGGATTCATTCTTACTTTAGACGATAAAATATGCGAGATGATAGAAAAATATAGATTGTACTATCTAATTGTAACAATTATCGGTTCAATAACAATGCTTATTGAGATATATACTGTAGGTTGGCTAGATGGATTTAGCACTTTAGGTATTATATTTTCATTAATTTACTATTTCACAATATGGATTTCTTTATTAGCTTGGATTGGTTATGGAAAAAGGTATCTTAATTTTAAAGCAGGTTTTCTTTCATACTTTTCAAAAGCTGCTTTTCCTATATATATAATTCATCAGACTTATCTCGTTATCATAGGGTATTTTATATTGAGATCGGTAAATATATTTTTATTACAATATATTTCGATAATTACACTCACTTTTATGATTTGTTTGATAACTTATGAGGTAATTAGAAGATTTAGATTAACAAAATTTCTATTCGGCATCAAATAA
- a CDS encoding alpha/beta fold hydrolase, producing MRKKLNKLIYVEEYVYINGIEQFLFHNGTSYDNPVMLYLHGGPGSAESLFTEGFQGKWEDLYTVIHWDQRGAGKTLTKNPDKYPTIDLLLKDLYDIVHYLKKKYNKNRVILLGHSWGSVLGSTFIKKYPEEVSYYIGVGQVVSMLDNERVGYEKVKELISKKNDIKSLKKLEDIGEYPDKEYSEEWLKKCLKLRKLQEKYKLAASMDLSISLIAFKSPIFKLSDIIALMKAFKSNGKLVEFLVNFNLKLETNKYEIPIFYIMGGNDWQTPYSEAEDYFNKIEAPLKKYYLIPNAGHMTMLDQPNLFFEALQDIAERHKGEN from the coding sequence ATGAGAAAAAAGCTAAATAAATTAATTTATGTTGAAGAGTATGTATATATCAATGGGATAGAGCAGTTTTTGTTTCATAATGGCACAAGTTATGATAATCCAGTAATGTTGTATTTACATGGTGGACCAGGAAGTGCTGAATCATTGTTCACTGAAGGATTTCAAGGAAAGTGGGAAGATTTATATACAGTAATCCATTGGGATCAAAGAGGAGCAGGGAAGACTCTAACTAAAAATCCAGATAAATATCCTACTATAGATTTATTGCTAAAGGATTTATATGATATAGTTCATTATTTAAAGAAAAAATATAATAAAAATAGAGTAATCTTACTTGGACATTCATGGGGGAGTGTTTTAGGTAGTACTTTTATAAAAAAATACCCAGAAGAAGTATCTTATTATATTGGGGTTGGCCAAGTTGTCTCAATGTTAGACAATGAAAGAGTTGGTTATGAAAAGGTTAAAGAATTAATCTCGAAAAAAAATGATATTAAATCACTAAAAAAGCTTGAAGATATAGGTGAGTATCCAGATAAAGAATATAGTGAAGAGTGGTTGAAAAAGTGCTTGAAATTGAGAAAACTTCAAGAAAAGTATAAGCTAGCTGCAAGTATGGATTTATCAATATCACTAATTGCTTTTAAGAGTCCAATCTTTAAATTATCAGATATTATTGCTTTGATGAAAGCCTTTAAATCAAATGGAAAATTAGTTGAATTCTTAGTGAATTTCAATTTAAAATTAGAAACTAATAAATATGAGATACCAATCTTTTATATAATGGGAGGGAATGACTGGCAAACTCCTTATAGTGAGGCTGAAGATTATTTTAATAAAATAGAAGCTCCCTTAAAAAAATACTATTTAATACCAAATGCTGGACATATGACAATGTTAGATCAGCCAAATTTGTTTTTTGAAGCGTTACAAGACATTGCTGAAAGACATAAAGGAGAAAATTAG
- a CDS encoding class I SAM-dependent methyltransferase — protein sequence MNNEDLDTILGCMATSVNMPHMQRIQTKHRVKLAEFWDIKKGSRILEIGCGQGDTTAVLAYMVGQDGFVQGIDIASPSYGAPITVGDSVDYLKNSTLGNQIKIDLEVDVLSPSVEFEDGSFDMIILSHCSWYLKSSEELLGILKKARKWGKKLCFAEWDTNLHLKDQYPHLLAVLIQSQYECFKENSISNVRTLFTPKDIKEIVIASGWNITNENLIHSPSLHDGKWEIDMVLHNYPIELENLKATSNKLADLIKSEVDLLKHYIKENDIEPLSTFALIAE from the coding sequence ATGAATAATGAAGATTTAGATACTATACTTGGTTGTATGGCAACAAGCGTTAACATGCCACATATGCAGAGAATTCAAACAAAGCACAGAGTCAAATTGGCTGAGTTTTGGGATATAAAGAAAGGTTCAAGAATATTAGAGATAGGCTGTGGTCAAGGTGATACTACTGCGGTTTTAGCTTATATGGTTGGACAAGACGGGTTTGTTCAAGGAATTGATATTGCTTCCCCAAGCTATGGTGCCCCAATTACAGTTGGTGATTCAGTTGATTATCTTAAAAATTCCACATTAGGTAACCAGATTAAAATAGATTTAGAGGTTGATGTACTGTCTCCTTCTGTAGAATTTGAAGATGGATCCTTTGACATGATTATTCTTTCACATTGTAGCTGGTACTTGAAATCATCAGAAGAACTTTTAGGTATATTAAAAAAAGCAAGAAAATGGGGAAAGAAACTTTGTTTTGCTGAATGGGATACAAATCTACATCTTAAAGATCAATATCCTCACTTATTAGCAGTTCTTATCCAATCACAATATGAATGTTTTAAAGAAAATAGTATTTCCAATGTCCGCACTTTATTTACACCAAAGGATATCAAAGAAATTGTTATAGCCTCAGGCTGGAATATTACTAATGAGAATCTCATTCATTCACCTTCACTTCATGATGGTAAGTGGGAAATTGATATGGTTTTGCATAACTATCCGATAGAATTGGAAAACTTAAAAGCCACTTCTAACAAACTGGCTGATTTGATTAAGTCTGAAGTAGATTTATTAAAACACTATATCAAAGAAAATGATATTGAGCCATTATCCACTTTTGCATTAATTGCAGAATAG
- a CDS encoding four-helix bundle copper-binding protein, producing the protein MSTSLEVPVISLMQGGNPTQSCIDLCVKCAQICQECFSMCLQEADVEARGTCIKTLQDCAEICSTAACLMARGSGFSKEICQLCATVCQECQNQCREFKDEHCQVCAHVCSECATECTRMINM; encoded by the coding sequence ATGTCAACATCATTAGAGGTACCAGTTATTTCTCTTATGCAAGGAGGAAATCCAACTCAAAGTTGTATAGATTTATGTGTTAAGTGTGCTCAAATATGCCAGGAATGTTTTAGCATGTGCCTTCAAGAGGCTGATGTAGAGGCAAGAGGAACTTGTATAAAAACTCTTCAAGATTGCGCAGAAATATGTTCGACTGCAGCATGTCTTATGGCTAGAGGAAGTGGATTTTCAAAAGAAATATGTCAGTTATGTGCTACAGTATGTCAAGAGTGTCAAAATCAATGTAGAGAGTTTAAAGATGAACATTGCCAGGTTTGTGCTCATGTTTGTAGCGAATGTGCAACTGAGTGCACAAGAATGATAAATATGTAA
- a CDS encoding NUDIX hydrolase — MDFIEQINRYIPKNEQEEKDKSVILEYINQYPHNILIRDNEFAHITSSGFIMNKNLDKALMIHHNIRNTWAWTGGHADGDDDLLHVAIKEAKEETGISRVAELKGEIASLDILPVYGHYKNGKYVSAHLHLSISYILIADETEALIVKKDENSAVDWFSIDKFTLEYFDANDVYLYNKLIDTAKEMSSKK, encoded by the coding sequence ATGGATTTTATAGAACAAATTAATAGATATATTCCTAAAAATGAACAAGAAGAAAAAGATAAGAGTGTTATTCTTGAATATATAAATCAGTACCCACACAATATTTTAATTAGAGATAATGAATTTGCGCATATTACAAGTTCAGGCTTTATAATGAACAAAAATTTAGACAAAGCTCTTATGATTCACCATAATATAAGAAATACATGGGCATGGACTGGAGGCCATGCTGATGGGGATGATGATCTTCTTCATGTAGCAATTAAGGAGGCTAAAGAGGAAACCGGAATTTCTAGAGTAGCTGAATTAAAAGGTGAAATAGCTTCACTTGATATCTTACCTGTTTATGGTCATTATAAAAATGGAAAGTATGTAAGTGCACATTTACATCTTTCAATATCTTATATATTGATTGCTGACGAAACAGAAGCACTTATAGTTAAAAAAGATGAAAATAGTGCAGTTGATTGGTTTTCCATAGATAAGTTTACACTGGAATATTTCGATGCAAACGATGTTTACCTATATAATAAGTTAATAGATACGGCTAAAGAAATGAGTAGTAAAAAGTAG